CCGAGGCGTTCGACACGATGCGGGAGGCGTATCCCGACCTCGCCGAGGACGGAACGTTCCGCTGCGGCCCCATCGAGGAGGTCGTCACGGAGTTCGACGACGGGCGGTTCGACGCGGTCTACTCCGTCGAAACGCTCCAGCACCTACACCCCGACGCCGATTGGGTCTTCGGAGAGATCGCCAGGATCACGGACGGGGTCCTCGTCACGGCGGAGATCGAGGCACCGACGCGCGACTCGGCCCCGTCCGACCCGGACGTGAACTACGTCGACGAGGAGACGCCGCTGTACTACCGGGACTGGAACCGAGTCTTCACCTCGCTGGGCCTCGTCGAGGTCGACGTCGTCCGCGGCGACAGAGACACCACGCGGACGTTCCGAGCGTCCGACTGACCGCCGGACCCGAGGGGCCCTCCGAACGCCGCCGCGCCGAGGCGAGTCCTTTTAACCGGCGCGTCGCCTCGTCTCTCCCAACCGATGGACGTACTCGTCGTCGGCGCGGGCGAGATCGGGCGCTGGGTCGCCGACACCGTGTCGGCCGACGACGCGCCGGTCGACGCGAGCGTCGCGTTCGCCGACCGCGACCCGGCGGTCGCCGAGGACGCCGCGGCCGAGCGCGACGCGCGGACGGTCGACGCCGACGGGGATACCGTCCACGACGTCGTCTGCCTCGCGGTCCCGATGTCGGCGGTCCCGGCGGCGGTCGGGGCGTACGCGCCGCGCGCGGAGCGGGCGATCGTCGACGTCTCCGGCGAGATGACCGACGCGGTCGCGGCGATGCGCGAACACGCCCCGGACCTCGAACGCGCGAGCTACCACCCGCTTTTCGCGCCGCCGCGGGTCCCGGGCAACGTCGCGGTCGTCGTCGACGAGCCCGGCCCGACGGTCGAGTCGCTCTCGGCCGCCGTCGAGGCCGGCGGCAACGACGTGTTCGAGACGACCGCCGCGGAACACGACGCCGCGATGGAGTCCGTTCAGGCGGGCGCGCACGCCGCGGTGCTCGCGTGGCGGCTCGCGGCGGACCCCGTCCGCGAGGAGTTCCACACCCCGGTGTCGGCCGCCCTCGACGAGATCGCCGACACCGTCACAGAGGGGTCGCCGGCGGTGTACGCCGAGATCCAGCGCGCGTTCGACGGGGCCGACGACGTGGCCGACGCCGCGGCCGAGATCGCGGCGGCGGACGACGAGGCGTTCGCCGCCCTCTACGAGCGCGCCCGCGGCGACCGCGAGGGGCGGGACCGGCTGGAGTGAGGAGAGACAGACACCCATGATCGACAGAACCGCGGTTCGGAACAACGCGAACTACCTGCGCAACGTCAGACCGATCGACCCCGAGGAGATCGCCGAGTACATCGAGGGGACGCCGCACCCGGCGGTCGTCCGCGAGACGCTCCGCGAGGAGGCCTTCGACCTCCGGCTCCGCGAGCGCGACGACGGGACGTTCGTCCCCGTCGAGGAGCGCCCGGTCGGACAGCCGGGGTGGTCGCCCGACGCGCTCCCGGAGCGGTACACGTTCGCCTTGGAGGACCTCCTCGTCGAGGAGTACGGCGCGAACTGGCACCGCGGGGAGTCCGGCGACGCGCTCCGCGAGCGGGTCCGGGACCTGAAGGCCGACTACCTCTACGAGAACGACGTCGAGTACGACCGCGTCGCGGCGCTCGGGTACGCGATCTACCACCTGCCCGCCTACTACGCGACGGTCGGGTACGTCCTCGACAACCTCGTCGAGAACGGACTTCTCGACCGCACGCTCCGCGTCCTCGACGTCGGGGCCGGCGTGGGCGGTCCCGCGCTCGGGCTCTGCGACTACCTCCCCGACGACGCGGTCGTCGAGTACCACGCGGTCGAGCCGAGCGCCGCGACGGACGTGCTCGACCGGATGCTCGACGAGACCGGGCGCAACTTCCGGACCACGGTCCACGAGACGACCGCCGAGGCGTTCCTCGGTCTGGAAGGCGGCGGGGGAGCCGCCCCCGCGGCCGCCGATGCCTCCGACGCCGCCGATCCCGACGCCGGCTACGCCTCCGACGCCGCCGACCCCGCGACCGACGACCCCTTCGACCTCGTGCTCTTCGGCAACGTCCTCTCGGAGTTCGCCGACCCGGTCGCGGTCGCCGACGCCGCGCTCGACGCGCTCGCGCCCGACGGCAGCCTCGTCGCGTTCGCGCCCGCCGACCGCAACACCGCGATCGGGCTGCGTCGGATCGAGCGTGAGGTCGTCGCCTCCGGCGGCGACCCGGAGCGCGACGCCGAGATCTACTCGCCGACGCTGCGGCTGTGGCCCGACGCGGTCCCGACCGACCCGGGCTGGTCGTTCGACGTCGCCGGCGACCTCGCGGTCCCGCCGTTCCAGCGTCGGCTCGACGAGGCGGCGGCCCGCGGGGAGACCGACGAGCCGGGCGAGTTCGTCAACGTCGACGTCCAGTTCGCCTACTCGATCCTCCGCCCGGACGGGCGGCGGCGCGTCGACGTCGAGGCGAGCGCGGAGCGGTGCGCGCGCATGGCCGAGTCGGAGCGCCACGTCACCGAGCGGGTGAACCACCTCGCCGTGAAGCTGAGCCACGACTTAAGTGAGGGCGACAACGCCCTCTACCGCGTCGGCGACGGCTCGCAGGCGACCGACCACTACCTCGTCTGTACCCGCGAGACCGCGCTGAACCGCGACCTCCGCGAGGCGGACTACGGGGCGGTCGTCTTCGTCGAGAACGGCTTGGTCCTCTGGAACGAGGACGAGGGCGCGTACAACGTCGTCGTCGACGACGAGACGGTCGTCGACCTCGTCGCGCCCTGAGCGGCCGGACACCCTCCGGCGGTCGCCGCTCAGTCGCCCGCGACGGGCTCGATCAGGTCGGGCGCGTCGACGCTCGGCGAGTTCACCCGGGTCGACACCGGGTGCGCGGTGAGGTCGTCGCTCGGGTGCGGGTCGAGCAGGGCGGCGGCCTCGTCGGGACTCCCGCGGAGCCACGCCCCCTCCTCGCTCGGGTCCAAGATCACCGCCATCCGGTGGTGGAGGTCGGCGACGAGGTCGTTCGGCTCGGTGGTCACGATCGAGAACGTCTCGATCGCATCCGACTCGTCGCCCTCGTCACCCTCCCCGTCGCTCCCGCCTCCGCCGCCGAACGCGTCCAGTCCGGTCTGCGTCGTCTCCGGCGTCGGCGGCTCCCACCGCTCGTAGATCCCCGCCATCGCGAACGGGCGGTCGTCCTCGAAGGCGACGCGGTACGGGGTCTTCCCGGGG
This genomic stretch from Halorubrum hochsteinianum harbors:
- a CDS encoding class I SAM-dependent methyltransferase, which encodes MDIDTVRESWTNRTGEYSPAYYAHYGPNETSSVIRDALDRNLRRDASVLELGCGSGRHLAHLADHGFEDLSGVDIDPEAFDTMREAYPDLAEDGTFRCGPIEEVVTEFDDGRFDAVYSVETLQHLHPDADWVFGEIARITDGVLVTAEIEAPTRDSAPSDPDVNYVDEETPLYYRDWNRVFTSLGLVEVDVVRGDRDTTRTFRASD
- a CDS encoding SOS response-associated peptidase; translation: MCGRYTLFTPTDDLEDRFDADFGGHEPSYNCAPGQSLPVITDDDPSEATRMEWGLTPSWADESFDLINARAETVREKRSFADAFERRRCLVPADGFYEWVDGGRPGDGGRGGPGKTPYRVAFEDDRPFAMAGIYERWEPPTPETTQTGLDAFGGGGGSDGEGDEGDESDAIETFSIVTTEPNDLVADLHHRMAVILDPSEEGAWLRGSPDEAAALLDPHPSDDLTAHPVSTRVNSPSVDAPDLIEPVAGD
- a CDS encoding small ribosomal subunit Rsm22 family protein, with the protein product MIDRTAVRNNANYLRNVRPIDPEEIAEYIEGTPHPAVVRETLREEAFDLRLRERDDGTFVPVEERPVGQPGWSPDALPERYTFALEDLLVEEYGANWHRGESGDALRERVRDLKADYLYENDVEYDRVAALGYAIYHLPAYYATVGYVLDNLVENGLLDRTLRVLDVGAGVGGPALGLCDYLPDDAVVEYHAVEPSAATDVLDRMLDETGRNFRTTVHETTAEAFLGLEGGGGAAPAAADASDAADPDAGYASDAADPATDDPFDLVLFGNVLSEFADPVAVADAALDALAPDGSLVAFAPADRNTAIGLRRIEREVVASGGDPERDAEIYSPTLRLWPDAVPTDPGWSFDVAGDLAVPPFQRRLDEAAARGETDEPGEFVNVDVQFAYSILRPDGRRRVDVEASAERCARMAESERHVTERVNHLAVKLSHDLSEGDNALYRVGDGSQATDHYLVCTRETALNRDLREADYGAVVFVENGLVLWNEDEGAYNVVVDDETVVDLVAP
- a CDS encoding NAD(P)-binding domain-containing protein, coding for MDVLVVGAGEIGRWVADTVSADDAPVDASVAFADRDPAVAEDAAAERDARTVDADGDTVHDVVCLAVPMSAVPAAVGAYAPRAERAIVDVSGEMTDAVAAMREHAPDLERASYHPLFAPPRVPGNVAVVVDEPGPTVESLSAAVEAGGNDVFETTAAEHDAAMESVQAGAHAAVLAWRLAADPVREEFHTPVSAALDEIADTVTEGSPAVYAEIQRAFDGADDVADAAAEIAAADDEAFAALYERARGDREGRDRLE